In Macrobrachium rosenbergii isolate ZJJX-2024 chromosome 46, ASM4041242v1, whole genome shotgun sequence, the DNA window TGATTGTTGGCAAGAGTAAGCTCATGAGGATAAAATACTGATACTTGCAAAAATGGAGCCATGAATGTTAACTGGGATGCTGAAAGAATAGAAGTTTATTCATGTTCAGAAGCTTCTATATATTGCAGTTTGACTACCATCAtgatgtttcatttcattttgtcctTATTTTAAACTTTGGATGTGAAGTATGCTCTTTGTTGTAGGAAATTTTCCCATTTCAGACACCCAAACGTCACAGAAGTTCCCATAGGAGTTTCTGTCGAGCGCTTAGAAGACACGAACATCTTCCGCTATAGGAACACCCAAGCTGGATTCGACTGGATCAGTGACGTCACTAAAAAATCAGGGCACAAAATGTGGAGGAACGAGCACATCAGACGCCTCTGGGAGAGACGGCACGATTTCGACGCTGTTGTGATTCTCAGCGCAATGAACGAAATTGCAGGTCCTTTCCTGCTGGATTACAGGGGAGCGTTTGTTACCCTGTGCTCCTCTGGAGCTGCTGTAGAGCTCCTGAGCTTAGCCAGCCAGGGCAATTGGCTCCCTCTGTCTGTGATACCGAATAATAAGTTGGTGTACGACGAAAACTTCTCCTTTCTTGAGAGGCTGATAAACCTGTGGAGCACGTGGACCCTGTACAGTGAATACGAGCAGAAATCCACCTCCGTGGCTCAGAAAATTCTCGAAAGATACTTCCCTGGCATGCCCCCAGTGGAACAGCTTTTCGAGAGGGCCCACCTGACCTTGATCAACGGTCACTTCGCGCTAGACGGACCTATGCCCTTGCTGCCCACTCAAATTGAGATCGGAACTATCACTGTAAAGCCTCCCAAACCTTTGCCCAATGTAAGTCTACCAAAAAGAAATCAGAATATTGTCACCAGTCTGTAGATTCACAGGATATGGTGCATTGTTTACGAAAAGTCCAGTTTTACTAGAGAAGTTGGAGGTGGTggcaataaaagttatttttgctCGTACCAATGTTATGTTAAAGGCTCTGCTTGCTGTACAGTCAGAAAATTCAATTAAGCTTGCCTACCTTCAACAAATTTTGAGATGTGTGCACTAAAAGATCCCAAAGTTGTAAGAGCTTTTTGAAGGCAGTCTAAGTCTAGATTTGAGAGTTTTACCACTAAGAGCCTCTACCCCTAGTCTGAACCATGTCTTTTGCACTTAAGTCACTTCTGAACAGCTAATGGGAAGAGATTGACTTTAGGTAACTTAGAGTTGTAACAACACTTTGGAGTTGTTGCTCTCTGCTGCAGTTATATTTCATAAGAGTTAGTGAGGACATATACCAAAAGAATAAGTTATAGATGAAAGGATTGACCTCCCTTGGAATATAACCTAAAACTTGAGGCTCAGAAATACTGAATAGGTAAATCTAAGGCAACCCCAGACTTGGAATCATAAGAATGAATTGAATGACTGAGTGACAAATGAATTGAGACACTAAGCTTATTCAGACACTGAAAACCTCTAGAGGACAGGATAAACTCCTCTTTAACAGCAGTGATAGTAGTAGTGGCGGTAGGGATTTGTCTTTGGAACAGCTCTCTAATACTTGGGTtcagttaggttaggttttttAGGGCTTAGGCTTTGCCTTTGTACCGGCACCTCAGTCTTTCTGTCACATATGATGCAGCATTCCCTTGTTGCTTCTCAGTACTGTCTTcagtaaataaaagttttgtcAGCTACTTCTCACTTTTACATAGTgtggataaaatataaatatatcttctgTATTTTCACAAAAAGGGGACTTAGTGCTTCTTTATGTATGCCTCTTTATAATATTTAAGCATTATGCATTTGTTCTTGCTACGAATAACgtcacatgcaaaaaaaaatctttggatgGCCAGAAAATAGTACATTTAATAGATATCACAGATATGGTAAAATGGATTAAGCGCAGTGTGCTGTGAAACTTTATTTGGATAACTGCAATTGTATTCTTCTCTGATtctccctttccattccttttacaaacacgcacacatacacacactctctctctctctctcgctctctctctctatctctctctcttaaatacatatgtgtatatatgtgtgtatgtatatatgtgtatacttacacacatacataaatatatattcactctGTTCTCCAAAACCTCCCTCCTGCTATGCCACTCAGAACTGCGACATTCTGTTCTATCTACTGACATAACAGACAGAGTAATAAGCTATAGAAagactatacaaatatatatatatatatatatatatatatatatatacagtatatcccctCACACGATCTTCTCTTGTTTTAGGATCTCGAGGAATTTGCTGAGTCGGCTGGCGTCTCGGGCATCATACTTTTCACTCTGGGCAGCTTCGTGAAGAGCAGAGACATACCCCACAACCACAAGGTGAATTATTTTGTGGATTTCCTGCTGACATGATCATTAGTGAGAGTTATCATTTCGCGAACTGTCTGTAACGTGagagactacacacacacacacacacatatatacatatatatatatatatgtatgtatatatttctgactcacatcaggatcgaacacgggactttcaactgaaaggcaaggacgctgcccactaggccttacgagtcataaaagaagttggaacctgagcgccactgcacacaggaacttcttttacgacttgtatggcctagtgggcagcgcccttgcctttcaattgaaagacccgggttcgatcctgatgtgaatcagaaatttatttctattccacacgtgattgtgtgttggttatttctataaatgtgtttcacacgtgattgtatgttggtgattatatatatatatatatatatatatatatatatatatatatatatatatatatatatatatatatatatatatatatatatatatatatatatatatatatatatacatatatatatatatatatatatatatatatatatatatatatatatactggagtgAATGcagacaatagagagagagacagagagagaggggtgggagagtgatttgatttattaaatttaggctgccaaaaaaacccaaaaatatcCAGTTGCTCTTTTTGTCCACCAGACTGGAATAAGTAGCACCAGTCTACTTTAAATTCTTAAGCACATTTACACCAGTGATTCTTtgtaagacattattattattattattattattattattattattattattattattattattattattattattattattattattattattattattattattcagaaggcgaactccgctcatatggaacaagcccaccgcagggaccattgacttgaaattcaggcttccagaaAATGTTAcagagttcatttgaaagaggtaacagaagataatgggaaatacagaaagcaaagATCAGCTGTTAGGCAAAAATATcttaacgaattaataaataagtagagagaaaaaggtaaataaatgacgGGAGTAGGGCAGTATTCATTACATCTTCGCTTCAACTTTTGAAGTCGACATTCCAAAGAGTTTCGAAATCTCTGTTTGTTTTTCTCCCAGGTCATTCTCCTCGAGGTCTTCAGAAGACTGCCCCAAAAGGTCATTTGGAAATACGAGGAGGATGACCTCGATCTCCCGCCAAATGTCATTACGAGGAAGTGGCTGCCACAACAGGACATCCTGGGTGAGAATGAAATTTTGTTTAGTCAAAATGGGTGATTGTTGAAATAAACTTTAGCATCAGGATCACCCTGAACAACCATCCTTTTCCTTCACACTAGGTGACTGGTGATTGTCACAATGAATTTTAGCATCACGATCACCCTGAATAGTCATCCTTTCTCCTTCTCCAAAACCAACCTggcaaaaatttgaaaaatatcccTGAGATTTAAACAGCAGTTCTCTCAGAGCAATGTCAAGTTAACAGCTATACTTTTTTACAAACTTTGATAGTACTTTGACAGTACCTGGCGTCTCTCAACCACACTGGATGCAGTCAATTGTTCTTGTTCTTAGGCCTATAGAACCATGACTTGCCTCTTCGTCTCGCGCAACTCTGTTAATTCCACTATCTCCTCCAGGTCATCCTAAAACACGGCTTTTCATGTCTCACTGCGGTAATTTTGGAATTCAGGAAGCGAAGTACCACGGGGTTCCAATCCTGGGTTTCCCTGTAGCCTTCGACCAGAACAGTAATGCGGTTCAGATGGCCAGCAAAGGACTAGGTCTAGTGATCAGATGGGAGGAGCTTACACACGAGGTGCTCTTCAGTTCAATCCAGACTCTTCTGAATGACCCGTCGTGAGTTTTGTGTGTGTTGGTTTTTGTTATCTGTcgtctttttgatatttttcgtTCATGGGCCATCTCCTCTGCCCCCTTCTCAAGCCGGTTCCGTGTTTCACTTAACCCTGACAAAAGTTAGCATTGCAATTCTGGATAAGTTTGACAGATTGTTGTACTCTGGAACCAGCAAGACGGTACTTTTACCCTTTATTGGGAAGTGCTGcttaaaagttcaataaaatcTTGCATACAACCACAATAAAAATACTTATCTGTCATTCAGTACTTTGGTCACATAGGTATTTCAATGCAAGACGGTTTACATTTAAAAACCTATCTGTCATTTAGTACTTTGGTCACATAGGTTTTTCAGTGCAAGACAGTTTACATATAAAAACCTGCCAAAAACCTGCCACCTCTTGCTTCCCTTGCAGATACACCGCCAGAATGAAGCAAGTGTCACAGGCTGCTCAGGACCAGAAGGAGACGGCAGCCGAGAGAGCCATCTGGTGGATTGAGTACGCCATTCGCTGCAACGCTCGAAACTGCTCTTACGCAGAGTACGGGGGCAAGACGCTCCATTTCCTCCAGTACGTGATGGCGGACGTGGCAGCTTTCTTGGTGCTAGCCTTCCTTGTGCTGGTGTCTTTCTCCTGTCACGTCTGCTCGCGTGTGCGCAGGCTTAGCTCCAGGGTCTGGATGAGGCAAACAAAGCGAAAGATCAACTAACAGTTAGGTTACTCTTGTTATTAATCAGA includes these proteins:
- the LOC136830495 gene encoding UDP-glucosyltransferase 2-like, yielding MACLSSVLVAGILVSLVEPSIAKQHNLLVLCPVGSRSVYRLTLLLSEILADAGHLVTHVSTYGPSSKHPNVTEVPIGVSVERLEDTNIFRYRNTQAGFDWISDVTKKSGHKMWRNEHIRRLWERRHDFDAVVILSAMNEIAGPFLLDYRGAFVTLCSSGAAVELLSLASQGNWLPLSVIPNNKLVYDENFSFLERLINLWSTWTLYSEYEQKSTSVAQKILERYFPGMPPVEQLFERAHLTLINGHFALDGPMPLLPTQIEIGTITVKPPKPLPNDLEEFAESAGVSGIILFTLGSFVKSRDIPHNHKVILLEVFRRLPQKVIWKYEEDDLDLPPNVITRKWLPQQDILGHPKTRLFMSHCGNFGIQEAKYHGVPILGFPVAFDQNSNAVQMASKGLGLVIRWEELTHEVLFSSIQTLLNDPS